tatatatatatatatatatatatatatatatatatatatatatatatatatgtgcatgtgtgtgtgatgttttattgttataagatataaaaaagtattatcatgtttattttcttttttgcactTGTAGGGTATCAAGACAGAATGTCCCCAATGCTCCCAGAGTGTGTCACCTGAAGATCTACGTCCTATTCATTTGTGACCACCAACTCCGCCATAGCTAACCGCCAGCAACCCTCCCTCCCCAGTCCTCACTACCACCACCACATTAACACATACTCCTACATCCTCTGTCCCCCCTTCAGCTCGTTTTGCAGAATCCCCAGCTGCAACGAGAGATGGCATCACTTCTGCACACTCTGCCAATGCTCCACATCCTGCACCTTCCAAATCTGGACTTACAAGGCCGTCGCCTCCTTCTTCTCTGGGCACTATAGATGATAACCTCTGTGCGATGAGCAAAACCAGTCCATCATCACCCGAACCCAAGCGTCTCGCTTCCAAACCGACCATGAGCTCATCGCATCTCCCTTCCAGTGACACTAATGCCAAGAATAACAGTAATGCTGGCAGCCTCTCTCACTCTATCATCTCCATCCAAAAtctcatgtcatcatcatcatcatcatcctcttcaccATCATCCCTTCCACTCATGCCTTCAGATGCTACCTCGGAGAAATCCTTGGCTACAGCTGCCCTGCATTCCTCCCCGTCCTCTTCACCCACCATGACGTCAGTTCGTATCTATCCTTTGGGACCACTTTCTTCCCATGATCCAGCCAGATCCTCTGAGGTGTCTCCTTCAGATGATATCTCTCTTTCATCATCTTCATTCTCTGCAGCTGCACTGGCAGCAGCACCCTTATTCCCTACTGCTACAACAGCTAGTTCACTCATGGCTCTCGTAAGCACCACAGCTTCTTCGCCAGGACCTCCAGTACAAGCGTTTCCTTCTGGTACTGCACCATCGTCTTCTTTCAAAAGCATAGCTtcactgtcttcttcttcttctaattcttcttcttcttcatcttcattcgCTCATGTGCTTAGTAATACTTTACCTGTTTTCAGCCAATCCTTCAACCTGTCTACAGCATCCAGCCGCCAGTCAGGCTGCATCGTCCCAACTGCTATGACACCTGCATTAGTAAATTCTTCCCCTTCTATAGCGCCTTCCAGTGCTTCTTCACACAGCCCACCAACTGACAGCAATAACATTTATGATCCATCTAGTCCAGCCTCACATAACATTATTGAGTGAAACAATGACATAAAGGAATAGAAAAGTATAAATGAACAAAGTAACAAAATCAGTGGCAGTTCATTCAAAGATGTAGCTGCTCTTAGCTCTCACTTTAGCTACCACCAATTTCTTTGCACAGCCTAAcctccaacttaaaaaaaaaactgtgttagTTTAGTGGTAGTGTTCACTGTAGCATActattttttctaaaaaataagaaaaaataaatgccaTTAGCAAAGAACATAATAACAAAAGGTTAGAATTTGGCATATGCCTAATAATAACTCCAAAAAACAACAGCGGCTTCATTTCCTATGAGAAAATACATTCTTCATCTTTTCTTCCCGTGTGTTCAAATTCATCTCACTTATCATTCCCTCTACCTTTGCTTATACACACATGCCTTAACATCCATTGCTTCTTAAACGTAGATACTGTTATTCTTTTTACATCTTCATTCAACGGTATTTTGAGAAGACACAAAACACTCATGATAACACGAGTTGAATAACGATGAACCGGGATATGAAGCGGCAGATCAAAGACACACAAAAAGACTGACACCGCAACCTCTCATTTTACACGGTCTTGGATGGTGGCTGGCTACTCCTTGATAAGTGAACAATATAGAAACGTGAACTTGTAAATAATGTGTAAAACTTTCCAAATCACCTGTGTTATATTTTCAAGTGTGTAAATTTAAAACTACAAAGAAATGGAAAGAAAGTGAATTTCAAAGAAAAAAGTGAGCGTAATGAACCCCTTTCCCCATTCTTTTCCCTCTAATCTAAGAAGAAAATTACATGTAAAGTGAAAATGGATGTTGGAAACGAATGATGCAACTTATGtccttactttaaaaaaaaaatgtatttccctTCCAAAATGCTTAAAGAATGATCATGGCATAATGTTGTTGACTACATTAATGTTGGCAAAGCTGTCCTCTTGTACTTGTATGTGTGCATGAACGTTTTCGCGTCCATGAGCGGCTCGTGTGCGTGGGTGTGTATGTCTGTATTGGTCGTGCACAGTGATGAATAACCCTTATTACTATGAGAACTCTACCAAACTTTACACTCTTCGAGTGCAAAGTATCGTAGCCAAACTGTACTTTAAGCCACTAATAAAAAAAGAGCTTTATAACCTTTATAAATAGGCAGTGTTTGAGTGTTGATTGAGCTCCCGCAgctttataatatgtatatgtattttagaGAGGTTTACTGTATAAATCTTTTTAACGACAATGGATTCTTGTCACAAAATATCTAGTAGAAAAACGATGTTAATTTTTCACACCGCTGACAGGGAAGATGCAGAAGTGAAAGGGGAGACGAGCGAAGTAAATTACCTCATCCGTTATATAGAAATAGTAATCTCTTTGGTTCTCTGTTATAGCTAGATTACCTAAAATAAGATGGCATAAAACTTGAGATGCTTGAGGCCTCTCCTCCACCTGAGAAAATCCTAAGACAAGGATATAAATATCCACATCCTATTAAAGGGCTTTGGGATTCTATGTGGTTAACGATGTACATAATTATGCAGTATTTACGACTGGTTGCCAAATAACCAATAGCCCCCCAGGAGGTTGGAGGAAGAgtggaccattctctctctctctctctctctctctctctctctctctctctctctctccacgtcatTCTGGTCTCCCCTGATCTTCCATTTGACCCTTCACAGGTTAAGTTTATCACCAAAAGACTGTTAGAACGTCATGTGACCAACGAGTGTCAAACGTCCCCGATCACTCACAGGCAAAACCCTCGAGGGCCACCTGACACTACAACAGCAACCAGTGTGTGTGGTTCCGGAGTCATGTATCGCTACAAAGATAGGATGAAAATAAAGTCTAAAAATTCTATAACTTTGTTTACTTTCAATATCCCTTGTTCGATTGCATCACTTTATGTGGGGCACGTGCTCTTGCGTTGACAGCCCATGATATAAGAGATAATTTTGGATACTGTTTTCAGAGTAGCAGACCATTTTTACTGATATTGATTTCTGTGGAAATCAGCAAACCTTAATTTATACATTTTCTGTACCAAGCTTTTCAACTTTGTTCTTTCTGTTTGGGTGTACCGATGTCCCGTGTATAAAATTAAAGGGTCATCTTTTCCACCTGTGAAATAAAGCTTAACGATGTGTGAAAGGTAGGTTCACCCGACCATTTAAATCTACAAGTCTTCATTCGCTGCGCGCCACTCAGGTAGTCAGGCATGTGACGGCCCTCGGCTCCAATCAAGTTTTGACAGGTGATGTGTGTGATGAGTCTTTTGGGAGGTTCCTCCTGCAAACGAGTTCATCCAGAATTAAGTAGCTAAATGTTGACTGTGACAGTGATTTTAGAGTTGTTTTACTCCAGAGCCATCTTCAGTTATGGGAAGCGGCCTTGGCTTCAAACAAATAGCGACGCTCAGAAAATAGACGAAGCTGGTTAGGATTCAGTGTTACAATTATTAGTGCTATTGTTTGTTTTCCTTTGAATATCACGTGATCATTTGAGTTGTATGCACAttaacacgcacagacacacacacacacacacacacacacacatatatatatatatatatatatatatatatatatatatatatatatatatatatatatatatcgtatatgggTGGGTGGGTGTGCGGGCGCGGGTGCATGCATAGCAACTTTATCACTAACAATTGTGAGTTTcatctattcaaataagccactaaTACCTTTTATTATCAAGTTCGCTCTACTAAAGTATGCAAAGGGTGAACAAGCAGTTCAACAACACTAGACTCAAAAAAGCCACTTATCGACACCACATTTCTCGGATAATTTTATTGTATTGCGAAATATTACTGGACTTGCTACGTGTTGAAGAATGAAAGTGTAAATAGTACGAAGTTCCTCCAATTCAGTATTTTTTACtagcctttttttttataaactattgacaacataATATATTGATGGACGTATAACTTCTTACGTCACTACCTCAGCTGCGCGGTAAAGGTCTTATTTTGGTTGGCGGTCCGGTAACCCTGGTATTCGTTAGTCCTTGGCTTTACAGCATGGACTATTATGAACTGAATCACTGAATAGTTATGATCAGTTTTCACGGAGGTGCTGATGAAGTCGAAAGAGTCTAGTAATTTTTgggatgtttatttatttttgtatttgttatgGTGTATTTTCAAAAACATTGGGACCGGAGAAGGCTTGTGGTAGTGATAAGACAAAACACAAAAGTGCCATACTGAGAGCCACGGTAGAATTGAGAAAGATAATTGGGAAGTCAGATATGGGTTCATTAAACAGGCAGCCATCAACTTTACTCTTAGGCAACCGACTCTCCAAATTACAGGTAAAGAAAAGAGAAATTTTCGTGTTccatatatttattgtatttattgtttttaGTCTTGATTTGTTTAATAATTGTAAAATTCGTTGGAAAATTGTTTTTAATGTATCATTATTAGGTTTGGAATTGAACAATCCctgttacattattttttttgGGGAAAATTatgtttttcgaaaaaaaaaaaaactacttgtgAAGGGCATTTTGGAATGAATTAGGTTCAGCCCCTTTAGTTTTACTCTACTCAAAACTTTTCAAATCTCAAACATAATGCAAGTTTAATTTCACACTGGTCTAAATCTGTTGTAGATGACGTAGAGATCTAATCAATGCAGGTGTCGATTGATTCACATATTACTCTGGGAATAAACAAACGGATGTACCGAAAAACTAATCCCCCACCAACATTACTTATTGTAGACCTTAATGAGTTTTAAGAACAATtctccggatatatatatatatatatatatatatatatatatatatatatatatatatatatatatatatatatatatgtaggctatatgtgtatatatatatatatatatatatattacgtatgtgtatatgtatatatatatatatatatatatatatgtgtgtatgtatatgtatgtatatgcgtgtatatgcatgtatgtatatatatatatgtatgtatatatatttatatgtatatgtatatatatgtatgtatgtgcatatatatgtatgtatgtatgtatatgtgtatatatatgtatgtatgtatatgtgtatatatatgtatgtatatatatgtgtatatatatatgtatgtatgtatatgtgtatatatatgtacgtatgtatatatatatatatatatatatatatatatatatatatatatatgtatgtcttacttataactgtaatcgaacagtttaacatgttttttcaaaaaggcccataaaagaaacacagggaatatgaataaatcacactatatttcggtcaataaaccgaaatatagtgtgatttattcatatttcctgtgtttcttttatgggcctttttgaaaaaatatatatatgtatgtgtatatatatgtatatatgcatgtatatatatatatatatatatatatatatatatatatatatattataatgtatggttccctggtctgggcactaacaaaatatattatacgattatatgcatgtatatatatatatatatatatatatatatgtatatatatatatatatatatatatatatatatatatatatatatatgtatatatgtttatatatgtatatgtatgtatgtatatttatatgtatgtgcatatatatgtatatatatgtatgtgcatatatatgtatatatatgtatgtatgtatatgtttatatatatgtatgtatgtatatgtgtatatatatgtatgcatatatatatatatatatatatatatatatatatatatatatatatataataatgtatggttccctggtctgggcactaacaaaatatattatacgattatgactcccgaagtctgggcattgaTAAAATAtgctatactatggctcgtgactgggaaccaaacatatgatattatatatcctacgactggcaagttaattaacctctacgatttccaaattaccttgtttacaTTTACATTAAAACTCTTACACTTTAAAACACTAGTACACGAAttttgagaccgttaaataactccctgacagcaatatataaaacactgaatatccaaagttcacTTAAGCACACTGAAACtatactgggtaattactctttaaCACTTATGTAAccctcactgtggttcttaacaggaatcgagcggaaactgGTCTTGAAtattgatgattggaataatacactcgttactaaaataaatatattccatataaattacaacactttgaaaagactTTACATAACAAATTTAAGTCgctggaaaatatatttaagtttgaacaaaactttgaataagacaaaaatgatacgatatgaaatttataataactcgacttgaactattatatctgaataatacaattgcttgaaataattctgaaataataccatgtttaagtttgactctaaatgaataatagttaaccagatcactttgtAAACCTATcttgcctacagggccgtttataaaaaaaacattatacaatgccaacactcaccctaatacaataaatttaaaaaatcaccttttagttttgcgtgacacacgatttgctttggggcacagagtcacttcgGAGAGTCCACTAACGTAATGCGCACTTCAAAAATACGCTGGTTtgctagtgtgagagagagagagggggaaggctGCGGTTCTATATAACTcaatctttctgtctgtctgtctctgactctaacccaaccttggttcaccttatatatgaacttttggctaattccagaataatccaacttgtttgggaaggttggggggggggggggagttgtgccaaacgtcaaagttgccaaatattactatCCCAAACGCTGACCGTATGCTACgtcagacggctctctcagttggctagctccacccacctttgtccctaaaataaaaaaaagggataaCCACCTCTCACCGGGTATTCTCAAAATTTCGAAAGCACGTGTCACTTAACATTCTCTctataacatgacgcaatacttcataaaatataagagAACATTACCTAACCCCTTATtcttatctcgcatgaatcctacaacactttcaaatagactaccaagacttcatagcaaacatacgtaaAATAAATTAGattcacgatgaaagtcttacgtaatttacataaaatacttatatctacgtGAGAAGGGCTCATTTTTCGGGCTGGGTAtcttctcttcaatgcacaaatgaaaacaatataaataaatataaataaaattatcaatgaactaggatatttactctacaatagaccagctttgtaagaatatatatatatatatatatatatatatatatatatatatatatatatatatatatacatatatatatatatatatatacatatatatatatatatatatatatatatatatatatgtacatgtgtatgcatgttatgtatatatatatatatatatatatatatatatataaatattatatatctatatatatttatatatacatatataatatatatatacatacatatatatatatatatatatatatatatatatatattcatatctatattatatatatatatatatatatatatatatatatatatttatatctatatttatatatatatatctatatttatatatatatatatatatatatatctatatctatatatatatatatatatatctatatctatatatatatatatatttatatctatatatatatgtatatatatatatatatatatatatatatatatatttatatctatatatatatatgtatatatatatatatatatatatttatatatatatatatatatatatatatatatatatatctatatttatatatatctatatttatatatatatatatatatatatatctatatatatatatctatatctatatatatatatatatatttatatctatatatatatgtatatatatatatgtatatatatatatatatttatatatatatatatatatatatatatatatatatatatatatatctatatatatatctatatttatatatatatatatatatatatatatatctatatatatatatatctatgtctatatatatatatatatatatttatatctatatatatatgtatatatatatatatatatatatatatttatatatatatatatatatattatatatatatatatatatatatatctgagcggGAATACCTtaccatggtgaaagggtttgcgtatcgccatgatcagcaaagctgtactagtcagggccacccatattaggtttgtTTAATGTGAccaatcagacgaaaatttcccactatcacaaatccgcactggtcagcgtggtgatgaaaactgaccaaaccccaaacataaattGAGATTTCTGAGGCCCTCGTCttccagtgaactagaaacggctgcatttgttgttacacacacacacacacacacacacacacatatatatatatatatatatatatatatatatatatatatatatatatatatatatatatatatatatatatatcttttcagtcacgctagctctccctgtccctcgtggAGGGAGAGAGGCGTAGTCATACCCACCTGAGAggggtttgcgtgtgtgtatatctaaatatttagccgttcatTTTGACGTGTCTATTACACTAGAAAACAGTAGTGGGTCCTGAAACAGTATAACAATGACTATATGCATCGCTCTGAACTTTGCACTCATACAAGCTAATccttcttttacaaaaaaatacataAGATATTATAGGACAAAAAGGATAATTTTATGATAATACTCTTTAGGAATAAGTCTTGCATTAGGAAAATAGCCTACAAAATATAAACTGCAATATCTTTAAAAAGAAATGCGATTTAATACGATATTTCCTTGTGGCACGAACTTAGATTTAGCGATTGAAAATGACATACAAAAATTAATTATTGCTTTCAATAAATAACACTGAAATGTTGAATTTACATGTACAACCAGATTTgtgtttatattgtaaaatatatcaatataaaccgtcaatacctcttaatatcgattttgttctatctcgggatcagagacccaagggggaattgactttatgataatagcttctggtcgaccaagtattcgaacccggaccaagtcAGAACTGAGGTTACAATGACTCCACGGACTCTTACCTTTGGGACGAGTGGTAGTTATTGTAACCTCGGTTTCGATTTGGCCCGGGCTCGAATCCTTGGTCAACCAGagactattatcataaagttaattcccccttggatctctgatctcgaggcagagcgaattcgatatctagaggtatttatggcttatatgaatatatgaaaaacacgagtaaatgtgaaaaattatcattataaaatatatacagaaaaaaaattgaaacattctTTTCAAATATGTCCTTGTTGAAATTAAAACGGTATATGGTTCCCAAAATGCTGAGACTTCTAATTTCGGTAACAAAAGGGCATGCAAGACCGATCGAAGAGCTGACCTTGAgttagtgattgattgattgatagatttagagttttctggcatcctgacatttgagGTAGTGATGGCCGCACAGTATCtgatagaaaaataaaagcatgccaAAAAAGTACTGACGTAAAACAATAATGAACCGATGAAACTTATAGATCTAAAAGAACGCCTAAATACAATACCAATAGAATTATAACTTACTCTATTTCATCGAGCTCCTATTAACGATTTCAAAAAGAACTGCCATTTGGCACTGaaaccatgcaaaaaaaaaaaaaaagtcatatgtcTTCTCCAGTTTATTGAACTATAAGCTTTTTCCCagcaatgaaaatgataatagcCCCAACCTATCTTCATGTTAGTAAATGCTACATAGATTCCTTTTAGTATTTAATGAGTTTTCGGTAATCAAGCTATGCCCAACAGTGGatgaattaatttcaaaatacCCGAAATAGTTCTAAATATCCAAATATTCTTAGGAACTTATAATATAACATTCTATTGTAAATAAAGTAAAAAGGGGCAATATAGCTTCCATAGATTTGTCAGCTAACTACTCAACATATGCAattcccaatattattattattactagctaagctacaactctagttggaaaaacaggatgctataagcccaagggatccaaaagggGAAATTAGCATATTCAGCCTGTATCCCCAATCTATCTAAGCTTGAATAATTTAACTAACATTGGACGATTCAGGTTCAAAATACCAGCATTATGCATAGGTATGAATATTATAGCTAATAAATACTTGCACCATTTTTAATTATGGAGAATAACATTTAAATACCAGGACTTTTTATAAGTATCGATACTCTGCCATTTGAGAATAGAAAATTTCAGCTTGAAAATATTCGATTCATATCAAGGAATGTATAATGCACCTCAAACAAATCCCAATATTCCTAGGTATGTAAAATCCAGATTCTAATTTTATCACTTACGTAAAAGGGATGAAAAGTCAGAAgtgattaaaaattaattttatataagaaaaaaaaatattttttatttactgtatatgtgtatgtataagtaagTGGGAACATTATAGATCTTTAATCTAGCAAATAAAGATACAGGACCTACATTAACTAAAAGTACTTTAGAATACAGGAGATCAGATACATCTGATTGCCAAGAAATTGGAGTTCAGTctatattttcctatatattttgacactgaaatcaaaagaaaacttGACTATCGAATAGGAAATTTCGATGTGCTAGAGTCTGCACGGCTGAGACGTGTATCATACCAGCCAGATCAATGTTTTATCAAGTCTTGAATGATATGAGGTGTACCAATACATCACTAAATTTGGGGTTTACTGTATGGGGTGGTATGACGTCATGGTGGCCTCTCGTGATATGAATAATCTTATAGAGAACTTGTGTTTTTTCATTTTAGTTATCGAATAACTATTTGTCAGTTTGATTTATTAACAAAGTTTGTTACATGAGTAAACGATAACACGAAGAGAATATGGAAATCTAAAAAAAGTAAATTACAAGGAATATTTTCTAGTACTATAATTATCTATGCCCTTATGTATATAATATCTTTTACAATATTGGGAAGATTCGGGGCATATCAAATATGATAAGAACACATCGAACGACATATAAACCTGACATTTAAAGGAGTAGATTCATGTATATCCCTTTCAAAGTGGGGATACATGAACGtgatgaaatggtttgcgtatcgccatgatcagcgaagccacccatactaggttggtttgctgtgagtgatctgattaatgtctccaaccatcaccaatctacaatggcccgcgtggtgatgaaaatgaccaaaccccaggcatgactaaggacatacctGACGACTTTGTCCGGCAGTGGAGCATAAATAGCGGcatttcttgttgttattgttggattTATGTATGTTCGAATGTTTTATAAACGTTGCACAGTATACCGTATATTTCTACAAACTTATAAACTACTATACGTATACTTTTGTGTGTGCATGTTCGGTATCAGTTTAAAGTATGtcactttttattaatttttgttgagATGAGGACCATGATAGGAATTCGCATAAAAAAAACGTTCTGCAACGGAAAAGATAAGTAGCCTATGTGTTAAAGGTTTTCTTGGTATGATTTTACCTAATTTTAATGTTCATTTCAATAGTTCTACAACCACAACTTATATCTGTACCGAGTGCATTCataggtagatatatatttatatatatatatatatatatatatatatatatatatatatatatatatatatatatatatactcatgtactatatatatatatatatatatatatatatatatatatatatatatataaacatatttcaagAATTTAAGAATTagtggtcgatatatatatatatatatatatatatatatatatatatatatatatatatatatatatatatatatatatatacatccacttaggcctatgtatatatatatatatatttatatatatataattatatatctatattatatatatatgtatatattatatatatatatatatatttatatacatatatatactgtaaatatgtaaatatatatatatatataaatatatatatatatatatatatatatatatatatatatatatatatatatactgttaatatatatatatatatatatatatatatatatatatatatatatttatatatatatatataatatatatatatata
The sequence above is drawn from the Palaemon carinicauda isolate YSFRI2023 chromosome 40, ASM3689809v2, whole genome shotgun sequence genome and encodes:
- the LOC137631906 gene encoding uncharacterized protein, whose product is MSKTSPSSPEPKRLASKPTMSSSHLPSSDTNAKNNSNAGSLSHSIISIQNLMSSSSSSSSSPSSLPLMPSDATSEKSLATAALHSSPSSSPTMTSVRIYPLGPLSSHDPARSSEVSPSDDISLSSSSFSAAALAAAPLFPTATTASSLMALVSTTASSPGPPVQAFPSGTAPSSSFKSIASLSSSSSNSSSSSSSFAHVLSNTLPVFSQSFNLSTASSRQSGCIVPTAMTPALVNSSPSIAPSSASSHSPPTDSNNIYDPSSPASHNIIE